One region of Glycine max cultivar Williams 82 chromosome 9, Glycine_max_v4.0, whole genome shotgun sequence genomic DNA includes:
- the LOC106794361 gene encoding uncharacterized protein, with product MRSDTYTGSRGRTSFVLIGCERSGKYKGRKKEFVRKDTGTRKCGCPFKIHGKPVHGGEGWAVKLICGIHNHELAKTLVGHPYAGRLTDDEKNIIADMTKYRLPLLDIVGVTPTGMTFSAGFAYLEGERVNNLVWALERFHIDKNVKAKCKSLVGQKNAWDYVMDSWGNLVDCPSEQEFPEHLQRVESAHWSLKRILQNSVGDLCSVWDAMNNMMMLQHTEIRASFETSTHVVGHVFKKTLYKRLLGMVSMYALNEISVEFERVRHLKDNVSSCGCVLRTTLGLPCACELQRYEGGSIPLDAVHMYWRRLNFSDQGLCEAESKLREFAFPDETSMCPPPTQVKTKGAPKKVMKRSERSTKRDPSYWEYVDVYHSVQNSNTSIRPSASSFAPPKPAKMIPMLDQFPLFMHGFIEDVVDVKADGNCGYRSVSALLGMGEECWAMMHNKLIKELGKWSQDYIKIFGGTERYEQLRLSLHVDGLSKVSMDKWMDITDMGYVIASRFF from the exons ATGAGGTCTGATACATATACTGGCAGCAGAGGAAGAActtcatttgtcttaattgggtgtgaaaggagcgGTAAGTACAAGGgtaggaagaaagaatttgttagaaaAGACACAGGTACTAGAAAATGTGGTTGTCCATTTAAGATTCATGGAAAACCAGTGCATGGAGGTGAAGGTTGGGCGGTGAAGCTGATATGTGGGATTCACAACCATGAATTGGCGAagaccttagttggacatccatatgctgGGAGATTGACAGATGATGAGAAGAATATcattgctgatatgacgaa gtacaggCTCCCATTGCTTGACATTGTGGGGGTGACACCAACCGGGATGACtttctctgctgggtttgcatatctggagggtgaGCGCGTGAACAATCTTGTATGGGCATTGGAACG gtttcacatagacaagaatgtgaaggcaaagtgTAAATCGCTTGTTGGTCAGAAGAATGCTTGGGACTACGTAATGGATAGCTGGGGTAACCTGGTAGATTGTCCTTCGGAACAGGAGTTCCCTGAGCACCTTCAAAG ggttgaatctgctcattGGTCTTTGAAGAGGATATTACAGAATAGCGTTGGAGACCtctgtagtgtttgggatgcaatgaacaacatgatgatgTTGCAGCACACTGAAATTAGAGCATCATTcgaaacaagtacacatgttgTTGGTCATGTTTTTaagaaaaccttatacaagaggcttctggGAATGGTGTCAATGTacgctttaaatgaaatttctGTTGAGTTTGAGCGTGTACGTCATTTGAAAGACAATGTGTCTTCTTGTGGGTGTGTCTTGAGAACCACGCtaggtcttccttgtgcatgcgAGCTACAAAGGTATGAGGGTGGCAGCATCCCACTGGATGCAGTCCATATGTACTGGAGGAGACTTAATTTTTCAGACCAGGGGCTATGTGAGGCCGAA AGTAAACTCCGAGAATTTGCGTTTCCCGATGAGACctctatgtgtcctcctccaacACAGGTTAAGACGAAAGGTGCCCCGAAAAAGGTAATGAAAAGAAGCGAAAGATCGACAAAGCGTGATCCATCttattgggagtatgttgatgtttATCATTCGGTTCAAAACAGCAACACCTCAATCAGACCCAGTGCATCATCTTTTGCACCACCAAAGCCAGCAAAGATGATCCCCATGTTAGATCAATTTCCGCTATTTATGCATGGTTTCATTGAGGATGTTGTTGATGTGAAAGCGGATGGTAATTGTGGATATCGGTCAGTTTCCGCTTTGTTAGGTATGGGAGAAGAGTGTTGGGCCATGATGCATAataaattgattaaagaacttggcaaatgGTCGCAAGACTACATAAAGATCTTTGGTGGCACGGAGAGATATGAACAGCTAAGGTTGTCCCTACACGTGGATGGGTTATCCAAG GTTAGTATGGACAAATGGATGGATATAACAGATATGGGATATGTAATTGCGTCAAG GTTTTTCTGA